The proteins below are encoded in one region of Syntrophotalea carbinolica DSM 2380:
- a CDS encoding sensor domain-containing diguanylate cyclase translates to MTNPETLLSLEERIRELEIENKSLAETCHNLATSQKKLEELVAASTKKQLAMEMQSMELEQIFSSSSDPIWVVRQDGTIVRANSAMLRLLNRTHDAVVGHACHDVFDFCSRDSARCPLTQAHLPQSFHEWDIECPNAKGESDFYMVSTASLVTLDGSPGIVGHFRDITIRKRAEAALEQANTALSHLARVDALTQIPNRRAFDEALQAEWGRLAREEGPLSLVLCDIDCFKKYNDHYGHQAGDKVLRRVAEALADCARRPADLASRYGGEEFALLLPQTPLEGALSVAEKARQAVEDLALQHPTSSVKPILTLSLGVASVIPSLHIAPTTLIESADKALYQAKNADRNRVVPAVCSSPTSLNL, encoded by the coding sequence TTGACCAATCCCGAAACTCTGCTTAGCCTTGAAGAACGCATTCGAGAACTCGAAATCGAAAACAAATCCCTCGCTGAAACCTGTCACAACCTTGCAACCAGCCAGAAGAAACTCGAAGAACTCGTCGCGGCTTCGACAAAAAAACAACTGGCCATGGAAATGCAAAGCATGGAACTGGAGCAGATTTTTTCGTCCTCTTCCGACCCGATCTGGGTCGTACGCCAGGACGGAACCATCGTGCGTGCCAACAGCGCCATGCTCCGACTTCTCAACAGGACTCACGATGCCGTGGTAGGACATGCCTGCCATGATGTATTCGATTTCTGCTCCAGGGACAGTGCCCGCTGCCCTCTGACCCAGGCCCATCTTCCCCAATCGTTTCATGAATGGGATATCGAGTGCCCCAACGCCAAGGGCGAATCCGATTTCTATATGGTCTCCACTGCGTCCCTGGTAACCCTCGATGGCTCGCCCGGCATCGTCGGACATTTTCGGGACATCACCATACGCAAGCGCGCGGAAGCGGCCTTGGAGCAAGCCAATACCGCCCTCTCCCATCTGGCGCGTGTCGACGCCCTGACCCAGATCCCCAATCGACGGGCATTCGATGAGGCACTGCAGGCGGAATGGGGGCGTTTGGCCCGCGAAGAAGGTCCGTTGTCGCTGGTTCTGTGTGACATCGACTGTTTTAAAAAATATAACGATCACTACGGCCACCAGGCTGGCGACAAAGTTCTTCGTCGGGTTGCCGAGGCACTGGCGGATTGCGCCCGGCGCCCCGCCGATCTTGCATCCCGCTACGGCGGCGAAGAGTTTGCCCTGCTGCTTCCCCAGACCCCCCTGGAAGGCGCTTTGAGCGTTGCTGAAAAAGCACGCCAGGCCGTAGAGGATCTGGCCTTGCAACACCCCACCTCCAGCGTAAAACCGATCCTTACCCTCAGTCTGGGAGTCGCCTCAGTCATCCCCTCGCTGCATATAGCCCCAACGACCCTTATCGAATCCGCCGACAAGGCTCTCTACCAAGCCAAAAACGCCGACCGCAATCGGGTAGTGCCCGCGGTATGCAGCTCCCCAACCAGCCTTAACCTCTGA
- a CDS encoding DUF190 domain-containing protein, whose translation MEIVGKGKVLRIFVGENAIWESRPLYEVIIEKALEEGLAGATVAKGDEGFGASSRIRKVRALRSTHLPVMVEIADKPERIAKFIPLLEKMVDKGLVYQEDIDILIYK comes from the coding sequence ATGGAAATTGTGGGTAAAGGTAAGGTGTTGCGAATTTTCGTTGGGGAAAACGCTATCTGGGAGTCCCGTCCTCTTTATGAAGTCATTATCGAAAAGGCTCTGGAGGAGGGCCTCGCTGGTGCCACGGTTGCCAAAGGGGACGAAGGTTTTGGGGCGTCTTCACGCATTCGAAAAGTCAGAGCTCTGCGTTCCACTCATTTGCCTGTTATGGTTGAAATAGCGGACAAGCCAGAAAGAATCGCTAAGTTTATACCTCTATTGGAAAAAATGGTGGACAAGGGGCTGGTTTACCAAGAAGATATTGACATTCTGATCTATAAGTAA
- the rtcA gene encoding RNA 3'-terminal phosphate cyclase produces MLCIDGSRGEGGGQILRSALALSLVTGTPFRIINIRRGRKRPGLMRQHLAAVHAAAEVGAAEVEGADLHSRQLTFIPRTIRSGRFHFDVGSAGSCTLVLQTVLPALCLAEGPSSLELEGGTHNPFAPPFDFLARAFLPLLTRMGPGVEAHLKRPGFYPAGGGKMTFRISPVADFNPIELCRRGRILDCRARALVANLPRHIAERELQTVGQKLGWNPEQLLVEEITDARGHGNVLLLEITGEHVTEVFSAFGARGVPAEQVARQACGEARQYLAAPVPVAFHLADQLLLPLALAGGGAFRTLHPTPHTLTNIEVIKIFLPVDVKINEAECNGWEIRLEKRR; encoded by the coding sequence ATGCTATGCATCGACGGATCCCGGGGCGAAGGGGGCGGCCAGATCCTACGTAGCGCCCTGGCCCTGTCCCTCGTTACCGGAACCCCCTTTCGCATCATCAACATCCGCCGCGGCCGCAAAAGACCGGGGCTTATGCGTCAGCATCTCGCGGCAGTACATGCCGCGGCCGAGGTCGGTGCGGCGGAAGTCGAGGGGGCCGATCTCCACTCCCGACAATTAACCTTTATCCCGCGGACCATCCGGTCGGGAAGATTCCATTTCGACGTGGGCAGCGCCGGCAGTTGCACCCTGGTTTTGCAGACGGTCCTCCCCGCCCTGTGTCTGGCTGAAGGGCCTTCCTCCCTGGAACTCGAAGGCGGCACCCATAACCCCTTCGCGCCCCCCTTCGATTTTTTAGCCCGTGCCTTTTTGCCGTTATTGACGCGCATGGGGCCGGGGGTCGAGGCGCACCTCAAACGCCCCGGATTTTACCCTGCCGGCGGGGGCAAAATGACCTTTCGCATTTCACCGGTGGCCGATTTCAACCCCATCGAACTATGCCGAAGGGGCAGAATCCTCGACTGCCGCGCCCGCGCCCTGGTGGCAAATCTGCCACGCCATATCGCCGAACGGGAATTGCAGACCGTCGGCCAAAAACTCGGTTGGAACCCGGAGCAACTCCTTGTCGAGGAGATCACCGACGCCCGGGGGCACGGCAATGTTCTGCTGCTCGAAATCACCGGCGAACATGTCACCGAAGTCTTTTCCGCATTCGGTGCGAGAGGCGTTCCCGCCGAACAGGTAGCACGGCAGGCATGCGGTGAGGCCCGACAATACCTGGCTGCGCCGGTTCCGGTCGCCTTTCACCTTGCCGACCAACTCCTGCTTCCTCTGGCTCTGGCCGGCGGCGGAGCTTTCCGGACCCTACACCCCACCCCTCATACCCTGACCAATATCGAGGTGATAAAAATTTTCCTTCCGGTCGACGTCAAGATAAATGAGGCAGAATGCAACGGTTGGGAAATCCGCCTTGAAAAAAGGAGATAA
- a CDS encoding 2Fe-2S iron-sulfur cluster binding domain-containing protein, whose amino-acid sequence MQGTINGKLVEFGADETILQTARRYDMFIPTLCELENLDHTPGTCRVCLVEIKRKGDDFTQIVTSCNTPMEEGIEVQTRSRKVREQQRLQVNLLLTDHEEDCATCVRHGDCELQDVAQFVGLKEARFKYDFSGGRTKDISSPSVIRDMTKCIRCGRCVTICREVQGTDVLFYANKGVDSEIGVRDSDLLNTSDCVSCGQCTLVCPVGALAERDDTEEVIDYLNDPEMFTVVQFAPATRVALGEEFNMKPGSNVEGQMITAFRKMGADVVLDTNFTADVVIMEEGSELLHRVKEGGTLPLLTSCSPGWINYVEKFYPDMICNLSTTKSPQQCLGAIAKTYLAEKMAIDPAKMRVISIMPCTAKKEEAKRPEFTIGDRPEVDVVLTTRELGSLLKREGIWLPDLEEGNFDNPWMGVATGAAEIFGSTGGVMEAAVRTVHYIVTGEEIPGVDLKAVRGLEGIREASVDLGELGTVNVAIANSLKSARELLERVRSGEKEYHFIEVMACPGGCMGGGGQPKHKRNYREFLTARQKAIYDIDAGSELRQSHRNPLVKEMYDSYFGEPYSSERSHKYLHTTYTDKKRVVKHTIKEIWDELSEGR is encoded by the coding sequence ATGCAAGGAACCATCAACGGAAAACTCGTGGAATTTGGGGCAGACGAGACCATTCTCCAGACCGCGAGACGTTACGATATGTTTATTCCCACCCTTTGCGAGCTGGAGAATCTCGACCACACGCCCGGCACCTGCCGCGTCTGTCTGGTGGAGATCAAGCGCAAGGGGGATGACTTCACCCAGATCGTGACCTCGTGCAATACGCCTATGGAGGAGGGTATTGAGGTGCAGACTCGTAGTCGCAAGGTGCGCGAGCAGCAGCGTCTTCAGGTGAATCTGCTGCTCACCGATCATGAAGAGGACTGTGCCACATGCGTGCGCCACGGCGACTGTGAACTGCAGGACGTGGCCCAGTTTGTGGGCCTGAAAGAGGCGCGCTTCAAGTACGACTTTTCAGGGGGCCGTACCAAGGATATCAGCTCGCCGTCGGTGATCCGCGACATGACCAAGTGCATCCGCTGTGGACGATGTGTGACTATCTGCCGCGAAGTACAGGGCACGGACGTGCTGTTCTATGCGAACAAGGGCGTCGACTCCGAGATAGGCGTGCGCGACAGCGATCTTTTGAACACGTCGGATTGCGTGAGCTGCGGCCAGTGCACCCTGGTCTGTCCTGTGGGAGCCCTGGCCGAAAGGGATGATACCGAAGAGGTGATTGACTACCTCAACGATCCCGAGATGTTCACCGTGGTTCAGTTCGCTCCAGCCACCCGCGTGGCACTGGGCGAGGAGTTCAACATGAAACCCGGCAGCAATGTGGAGGGCCAGATGATCACCGCCTTCCGCAAGATGGGGGCCGATGTGGTGCTGGACACAAACTTCACGGCCGACGTGGTTATCATGGAAGAGGGCAGCGAACTGCTTCACCGCGTGAAAGAGGGCGGCACCCTGCCCCTACTCACATCATGCTCCCCCGGCTGGATCAACTACGTGGAGAAATTCTATCCCGATATGATCTGCAATCTCTCCACCACCAAGTCGCCTCAGCAGTGTCTGGGCGCCATCGCCAAGACCTATCTGGCCGAGAAGATGGCAATTGATCCGGCCAAGATGCGCGTCATCTCCATCATGCCCTGCACGGCCAAGAAGGAAGAGGCTAAGCGTCCTGAATTCACTATCGGAGACCGTCCTGAGGTGGATGTGGTGCTCACCACCCGCGAGCTTGGCTCGCTGCTGAAACGGGAAGGCATCTGGTTGCCCGATCTGGAGGAGGGGAATTTCGACAATCCCTGGATGGGCGTGGCCACGGGCGCGGCCGAGATCTTCGGCTCCACCGGTGGTGTGATGGAGGCGGCCGTGCGCACCGTGCACTACATCGTCACGGGCGAGGAAATCCCCGGCGTGGACCTGAAAGCTGTGCGCGGCCTGGAGGGCATCCGTGAAGCCAGCGTGGATCTGGGCGAGCTGGGTACTGTGAACGTGGCCATTGCCAACAGTCTGAAGTCCGCAAGGGAGTTGTTGGAACGCGTGCGCAGCGGCGAGAAGGAGTACCATTTCATCGAGGTCATGGCCTGCCCCGGCGGCTGTATGGGAGGCGGAGGTCAGCCCAAGCACAAGCGCAACTACCGAGAATTCCTCACGGCGCGTCAGAAGGCCATCTACGACATCGACGCTGGCAGCGAACTGCGCCAGTCCCACCGCAATCCTTTGGTGAAAGAGATGTACGACAGCTATTTCGGCGAACCCTACTCGTCCGAGCGGTCGCATAAATATCTTCACACCACCTATACGGACAAGAAGCGGGTGGTGAAACACACCATTAAGGAAATCTGGGACGAGCTTTCGGAAGGCCGGTAG
- a CDS encoding RNA recognition motif domain-containing protein: MSKDLYVKNLPPEITEEELRKLFSVAGKVSYIHMGKDTKSGQFRGYGYVKMASEAEAKEAVVCLDGARINDRYISVSIAKPQQPGGARRNPAPNTQGPAKQRQKRRK; this comes from the coding sequence ATGAGTAAAGATCTGTACGTCAAAAACCTTCCTCCCGAAATCACCGAAGAGGAACTGCGAAAACTCTTTTCCGTAGCGGGAAAAGTATCCTATATCCACATGGGGAAAGACACCAAATCCGGCCAATTCCGCGGATACGGGTACGTCAAAATGGCCAGCGAAGCCGAGGCCAAGGAAGCCGTGGTGTGTCTCGACGGCGCACGCATCAACGATCGTTACATTTCCGTCAGCATTGCCAAACCGCAGCAACCTGGCGGCGCCCGCCGCAACCCCGCCCCCAACACACAAGGCCCGGCAAAACAACGGCAGAAACGCCGTAAATAG
- a CDS encoding IS481-like element ISPca3 family transposase, producing MTIRLHANATTTPKIRRYIQESEKSHKALAKELGISIDTVRRWRKRDDVHDRSHTAHRLNTTMTEAQEAVVIELRRSLLLSLDDLLVVTREFVNADVSRAGLDRCLRRHGVSRLADLIPKEETANNKPKTFKNYDPGFVHVDIKYLPQMPDETSRRYLFVGIDRATRWVYLEVCKSKSAQAAKGFLNRLVAKAPFVIKKLLTDNDKAFTDRFSTAGERKPTGNHVFDKTCVQHGIEHRLIPPRHPQTNGMVERFNGRISEVLATTRFDSAENLEQTLLRYGYLYNQHIPQRALGHKTPIQALKDWQKKKPKLFRKQVRNHAGPDS from the coding sequence ATGACGATACGGTTACACGCTAATGCCACAACGACCCCGAAAATCCGACGATATATCCAAGAGTCGGAAAAATCGCACAAGGCTTTAGCTAAAGAACTGGGCATATCCATTGACACGGTACGTCGCTGGCGCAAACGTGACGATGTTCACGATCGGTCTCATACGGCACACCGACTGAATACAACGATGACCGAAGCCCAGGAAGCTGTTGTCATCGAGTTGCGTCGCTCTTTGTTGTTGTCTCTCGATGATCTCCTGGTCGTCACTCGGGAATTTGTCAATGCTGACGTCTCTCGTGCGGGACTTGACCGTTGTTTGCGACGACATGGGGTATCCCGATTGGCGGACCTGATCCCGAAAGAGGAAACGGCCAACAACAAGCCCAAAACATTTAAAAACTACGATCCGGGGTTCGTTCATGTCGATATCAAATATTTGCCACAGATGCCGGACGAAACCTCTCGGCGTTACCTGTTTGTAGGCATCGACCGTGCTACCCGCTGGGTTTACCTGGAAGTGTGCAAGAGCAAATCCGCCCAAGCCGCAAAGGGCTTTTTGAATCGCCTGGTAGCCAAAGCGCCATTTGTGATCAAAAAATTGCTCACCGACAACGACAAGGCATTCACGGATCGATTTTCCACTGCTGGAGAGAGAAAGCCAACAGGGAATCATGTATTCGACAAAACCTGCGTTCAGCATGGTATTGAACATCGGCTTATTCCTCCACGCCACCCTCAGACCAACGGGATGGTTGAGCGATTCAACGGTCGCATCAGCGAGGTTTTGGCAACAACCCGGTTCGATTCCGCCGAAAATTTGGAGCAGACATTGTTACGTTATGGTTATCTATACAACCAGCATATTCCTCAGCGAGCGTTGGGGCATAAAACTCCCATACAAGCTCTGAAGGATTGGCAAAAAAAGAAACCAAAACTTTTCCGTAAACAGGTCAGGAATCATGCGGGACCTGACAGCTAG
- the epmA gene encoding EF-P lysine aminoacylase EpmA has translation MMQGNWTLAKKRTRLEQRARIVQTIRSFFVGRDFLEVETPHRIPGNAPEAHIDAVQSDDWFLHTSPELCMKRLLAAGYPQLFQLCRCWRAAERGSRHLPEFTMLEWYAAGCDYHTLMEQCESLLATLLPGGNLTYRGQTIDLTPPWERLTVDEAFDRYGSLSLRQALDEDRFDEIISFEIEPRLGIGKPTFLMEYPAELAALARRHPERPHVAERFELYIAGLELANAFSELTDPVEQRGRFVAEEAMRRDTGKPPYPSPEKFLRELEAMPEAAGIALGVDRLVMLITGAETIDEIVAFTPELL, from the coding sequence ATGATGCAAGGCAACTGGACGCTGGCAAAGAAGCGTACCAGACTCGAACAAAGGGCCCGGATCGTTCAAACGATCCGGTCCTTTTTCGTTGGACGGGATTTTTTGGAGGTCGAAACTCCGCACCGGATCCCCGGCAACGCCCCCGAGGCGCATATCGATGCGGTGCAAAGCGACGACTGGTTCCTGCATACCAGCCCCGAACTGTGCATGAAACGGCTGCTGGCCGCCGGCTATCCGCAATTGTTCCAACTGTGCCGCTGCTGGCGCGCCGCCGAACGCGGCTCCCGGCACCTGCCGGAATTCACCATGCTCGAATGGTACGCCGCCGGCTGCGACTACCATACTCTGATGGAGCAATGCGAAAGCCTGCTGGCAACGCTTCTGCCCGGCGGCAATCTCACCTATCGGGGACAAACCATCGATTTGACGCCCCCCTGGGAACGTCTTACCGTCGATGAGGCCTTTGACCGCTACGGCTCGCTATCCTTGCGACAGGCTCTGGACGAAGACCGTTTTGACGAAATCATCTCCTTTGAAATCGAACCTCGCCTCGGCATCGGCAAACCGACCTTTTTGATGGAATATCCGGCCGAGCTGGCAGCCCTGGCACGTCGGCACCCGGAGCGTCCCCATGTGGCGGAACGCTTCGAGCTCTACATCGCCGGACTGGAACTGGCCAACGCCTTTTCCGAACTGACCGACCCCGTTGAACAACGCGGGCGATTTGTCGCCGAAGAAGCAATGCGCAGAGACACCGGCAAGCCCCCCTACCCGTCTCCGGAGAAATTCCTACGGGAACTTGAAGCCATGCCTGAAGCCGCCGGCATTGCCCTCGGAGTAGACCGTCTGGTGATGCTCATCACCGGCGCCGAAACCATCGACGAGATCGTGGCCTTTACGCCCGAATTGCTTTAA
- a CDS encoding rubredoxin-like domain-containing protein — translation MSSVPRWQCTVCGLIVEGPAPPKMCPKCGARSNRFIKIN, via the coding sequence ATGAGCTCTGTCCCAAGATGGCAATGCACAGTCTGCGGCTTGATCGTTGAAGGCCCTGCGCCCCCTAAAATGTGTCCCAAATGTGGCGCCAGATCCAATCGCTTTATCAAGATCAATTAA
- a CDS encoding FadR/GntR family transcriptional regulator has protein sequence MSTHIIRQVREAILKGQLQPGQCLPPEKDLITQFGVSKHTLREALRSLEAMGFIEIKRGAGGGPVVSEVDMETTRDSIANFLHFQNVSVKDLSEIRKIIEPYLARLAAERFSAQEIEKLEDIDRKCRKIFEKKKNVVGAKEEVDFHVFLAQASRNPVMVMILDFVNSMLTDLKTHIKPGQEFSQHVLDSHEKIFNAIKAGDADAAEKAMLGHICDVENELEAMRDKEEKQPNPK, from the coding sequence ATGTCAACCCACATTATCCGTCAGGTGAGAGAAGCGATACTAAAGGGCCAGTTGCAACCCGGGCAATGCCTGCCGCCTGAAAAGGACCTGATTACACAATTCGGGGTAAGCAAGCACACCCTGCGCGAAGCGCTCCGCAGCCTGGAGGCCATGGGTTTCATTGAAATCAAACGAGGCGCCGGCGGCGGACCGGTGGTCAGCGAGGTCGATATGGAAACGACCCGCGACTCCATCGCCAATTTCCTTCATTTTCAGAATGTCTCTGTGAAGGATCTCTCTGAAATCCGCAAGATTATCGAACCCTACCTGGCAAGGCTTGCGGCAGAACGTTTCAGCGCCCAGGAAATCGAGAAACTGGAAGACATCGACCGCAAATGCCGGAAGATTTTTGAAAAGAAAAAGAATGTGGTTGGTGCCAAAGAAGAGGTCGACTTCCATGTTTTTCTGGCCCAGGCCAGCCGCAATCCGGTAATGGTCATGATTCTCGATTTTGTCAACAGCATGCTGACGGATCTGAAAACCCATATCAAACCGGGCCAGGAATTTTCGCAGCATGTCCTTGACTCCCATGAAAAAATCTTCAATGCGATCAAGGCCGGAGATGCCGATGCGGCAGAAAAAGCCATGTTGGGCCATATCTGCGATGTCGAAAATGAGCTGGAGGCTATGCGGGACAAAGAAGAGAAACAACCCAATCCCAAATAA
- the efp gene encoding elongation factor P — MLTCSDLRKGTKLMIDGEPHVIVQFDFTKPGKGQALYKCKLRNMITGSLFDRTYRSGESFEPAALEERDMQYLYQDETGYVFMDQKSYEQTTLGEEALGDQKYFLVDNMEVKILMFGDRGIGITLPNFVNLRVTMAEPWVKGDTAAGNNKPATVETGYNLQVPSFVEEGTLIQIDTRTGEYVTRVKE, encoded by the coding sequence ATGCTGACCTGTTCCGACCTGCGTAAAGGCACCAAACTGATGATCGATGGCGAACCGCATGTCATCGTCCAGTTCGATTTCACCAAACCGGGCAAAGGCCAGGCCCTGTACAAATGCAAACTGCGCAACATGATCACCGGCTCCCTGTTCGATCGCACCTACCGTTCAGGCGAATCCTTCGAACCTGCCGCCCTGGAAGAACGCGACATGCAGTACCTCTACCAGGATGAAACCGGTTATGTCTTCATGGACCAGAAGAGTTACGAGCAGACCACCCTCGGCGAAGAAGCCCTGGGCGATCAAAAATACTTCCTGGTCGACAACATGGAAGTCAAAATCCTGATGTTCGGCGATCGCGGCATCGGCATCACCCTGCCCAACTTCGTCAACCTGCGCGTCACCATGGCCGAGCCCTGGGTCAAGGGCGACACCGCTGCCGGCAACAACAAACCGGCTACCGTGGAAACCGGTTACAATCTGCAGGTACCGTCCTTCGTTGAAGAAGGCACTTTGATCCAGATCGATACCCGCACCGGCGAGTACGTCACCCGGGTTAAGGAATAA
- a CDS encoding alanine/glycine:cation symporter family protein: MDALLQQVADVVWGPVTIVLLVGTGALMTALLGLVQLRRFRYAWQLVSGRFDSLEDAGEISHFQALSTALSATIGTGNIAGVGTAIAMGGPGAVFWMWITAIFGMSLKFSECLLALHFRTIHSDGTISAGPMYYLEKGLGCKWLGRLFALFAVLVSFGLGNMAQANSVAEPVRTLFGVPKLFTGLFIGGLVFAVTVGGIRRIGKVASCLVPFMSAFYVLGALFVLARHWQAIPAGLVTIVQDAFSGSAAAGGFAGAAVAQAVRFGVARGVFSNEAGLGSAPIAHGAARTKEPVREGLVAMLGPFIDTLVICTMTALVIIHTGAYRSGLSGADLTARAFDTGLPGPGGYIVAIGIIFFAFSTSLSWSYYGDRSVEYLFGGKVVLPYRVLFCLLLPVGASIRLELVWIISDIFNALMAWPNLVGLLWLCPLVVRQTRIYFRDPGRMYPDH; encoded by the coding sequence GTGGATGCCCTGTTGCAACAAGTGGCGGATGTGGTGTGGGGACCGGTCACGATCGTCCTGCTGGTCGGTACCGGCGCGCTCATGACCGCGCTGCTCGGCCTGGTGCAGCTGCGTCGGTTCCGCTATGCCTGGCAACTTGTCTCCGGCCGCTTCGACAGCCTCGAGGATGCCGGCGAGATCAGTCATTTTCAAGCGTTGAGTACGGCTCTTTCGGCCACCATCGGCACCGGCAATATCGCCGGGGTCGGAACCGCCATTGCCATGGGCGGGCCCGGTGCGGTGTTCTGGATGTGGATCACGGCAATATTCGGCATGTCACTCAAATTTTCCGAATGTCTGCTGGCCCTTCACTTTCGCACCATCCACAGTGACGGCACGATCAGTGCCGGCCCCATGTATTATCTGGAAAAGGGCTTGGGCTGCAAATGGCTCGGTCGCCTGTTCGCCCTGTTTGCCGTGCTGGTATCCTTCGGCCTCGGCAATATGGCCCAGGCCAATTCCGTGGCCGAACCGGTACGGACCCTGTTCGGAGTGCCCAAGCTTTTTACCGGGCTGTTTATCGGCGGTCTGGTTTTCGCCGTGACTGTCGGTGGCATCCGCCGCATCGGCAAAGTGGCCAGTTGCCTAGTGCCGTTCATGTCGGCATTCTACGTGCTGGGGGCTCTTTTTGTACTGGCCCGCCATTGGCAGGCGATTCCGGCCGGGCTTGTCACCATCGTGCAAGATGCTTTTTCCGGCAGTGCCGCGGCCGGCGGTTTTGCAGGAGCGGCCGTAGCGCAGGCGGTGCGCTTCGGCGTTGCGCGCGGCGTATTCTCCAACGAGGCGGGGCTCGGCAGTGCGCCTATCGCCCACGGCGCGGCGCGCACCAAAGAACCTGTGCGCGAAGGCCTGGTCGCCATGCTCGGCCCCTTCATCGACACCCTGGTCATATGCACCATGACCGCCCTGGTGATCATTCACACCGGCGCCTATCGCAGCGGCCTGAGCGGCGCCGACCTGACCGCCCGGGCCTTCGACACCGGTTTGCCGGGGCCGGGCGGATACATAGTCGCCATCGGTATTATATTTTTCGCTTTTTCCACCTCCCTGAGTTGGTCCTACTACGGCGATCGTTCCGTGGAATACCTGTTCGGAGGCAAAGTCGTGTTGCCTTACCGGGTGCTGTTCTGCCTGCTTTTGCCGGTAGGCGCTTCCATCCGTCTCGAACTGGTCTGGATCATCTCCGATATTTTCAATGCGCTTATGGCCTGGCCCAACCTGGTCGGTCTGCTCTGGCTCTGTCCCCTGGTGGTACGCCAGACCCGGATCTATTTCCGTGACCCCGGCCGTATGTATCCGGATCATTAA
- a CDS encoding CheR family methyltransferase has translation MHFDAFLKQICPRLGLDWRKYRRRAARHRVQKRMAELGLESYEQYLACLYADAAEASALAERMAVSVSRFFREAQVWEMLEGQVLPKLLAGVAGRRPLHVWSVGCAGGEEPYSLALLWLERLRFRYPQRRLLILGSDCDAVSLRRARQACYAPSSLRELSGALRGRWFSVYGGLWRLSPRVTGRVRFIHHNFMRDPPPGSFDLILARYLPFTYYRGARRLQAARRLWRALRPGGMLLIGARESLRGEELRLFAPCHGMMGFYRRRSAGAG, from the coding sequence ATGCATTTTGATGCGTTTTTGAAGCAGATTTGTCCGCGCCTGGGTCTGGACTGGCGCAAATATCGTCGTCGCGCCGCCCGTCATCGGGTGCAGAAGCGCATGGCGGAACTCGGCCTGGAGAGTTACGAGCAATATCTTGCCTGTCTGTATGCGGACGCTGCCGAGGCTTCTGCTCTGGCGGAGCGCATGGCGGTGAGTGTCAGTCGGTTTTTCCGTGAGGCACAGGTGTGGGAAATGCTTGAAGGGCAGGTTTTACCGAAGTTGTTGGCGGGGGTTGCCGGGAGGCGTCCACTGCATGTGTGGAGTGTCGGATGTGCCGGCGGCGAGGAGCCTTACAGTCTTGCCTTGTTGTGGCTCGAGCGGCTGCGGTTCCGTTATCCGCAGCGACGTTTGCTGATTCTGGGCAGCGACTGTGATGCCGTTTCCCTGCGGCGGGCTCGGCAGGCCTGTTATGCCCCTTCTTCTTTGCGGGAACTTTCCGGTGCTCTGCGGGGTAGGTGGTTTTCCGTCTATGGGGGGCTGTGGCGGTTGTCCCCGCGTGTGACCGGCCGAGTGCGTTTTATTCACCACAATTTTATGCGTGATCCCCCGCCCGGAAGTTTCGATCTGATCCTGGCCCGTTATCTTCCCTTCACCTATTACCGGGGTGCGCGCCGTCTGCAGGCGGCGCGGCGTCTGTGGCGTGCCTTGCGACCCGGCGGAATGTTGCTGATCGGGGCCAGGGAGTCTCTGCGAGGTGAAGAGCTGCGGCTGTTCGCTCCCTGTCACGGAATGATGGGGTTTTATCGCCGGCGATCCGCGGGTGCGGGCTAA
- a CDS encoding YwbE family protein produces the protein MAGEYRKDIHPGLQVAIVLKKDQRTGVLSYGIVDTLLTKAPFHSRGIKVSLTDGRIGRVRHIGPQQTD, from the coding sequence ATGGCAGGCGAATACCGTAAGGACATCCATCCCGGCCTGCAGGTGGCCATCGTACTGAAAAAGGATCAGCGTACCGGCGTACTGAGCTACGGTATCGTTGACACGCTACTTACCAAAGCGCCCTTCCACTCCAGGGGTATCAAAGTGAGCCTGACCGATGGCAGGATTGGCCGGGTTCGACATATCGGACCGCAGCAGACGGATTGA